In Bacillota bacterium, the DNA window AAAAAAGGAAAACATGCGAACGGAGGGGGGTCACGATACTCTACATATATAGTCTCAGGTCGTATATAATCTGAGCAGGCTCGGGTTTATGCCCGGTAGGCCTCAGGTGCTCTTAGATACATTGTCTTAAGTCGCCATCAGGGACTACCACGGTAATGAAAAGGCCATCGGGCTATTTTGGATATGGGGGCGAATGGAATGATAGACATATTGTTTCTTGGGACTGCTGCCGCGGAAGGATGGCCCGGAGTATTTTGTCAATGCGATTATTGTTCCCGTGCGAGAAAATTTAGTGGAAAGGATATACGAACGAGAAGCTCCATAATGATCGGCGATAAATACAAGATAGACTTTCCTCCGGACACCTATATGCACGTGCTCAAGTATGGCCTTGATCTCGGACAGCTTGAGCATCTCCTGATCACTCATTCTCACAGCGATCATTTCTACCCTGCGGACATCGGAATGCGCCTTGCCCCATTTGCCCATCTTAAGCAGGACAGACAGCTTCATATCTATGGCGATACTTATGTGAGAGAAGGCCTGGAAAAGGAAGAAGCGCTCGACCGCGAAGGAAAAGTGGTCTTTCACTTGATGGAGTCATTTGTGCCAGTCCAGATTGGGGAGATGCGGGTGGTTCCCTTAAAGGCGAACCATTTCCCCCGTAGAAATTGTTTCAACTACCTTCTAGAAGCTCAAGATAAGACTATTTTTTATGGCCTAGATACGGGATGGTTCCTGGATGAGACCTGGGATGTGCTCTCAAGAACACGTCTTCGGCTTGCCATTCTTGATTGCACCCTGGGTCCCAATTCAGGCTTTGAATATCATATGGGAATCGATGCAGTAATAGGGACCAAAGAGAAGCTCGTTGAGATGGGGACTGCCAATGAGGACACGATATTTGTTGCCACTCATTTTTCTCACAACGGCGGCCTTACACATTCTCAGCTAGAGGAGGCTTTTTCTGGAGCCGGGATTCTAGTTGCTTACGATGGCATGCAACTATCCATATAAAAAAAGAGGAAAATCTGAAACTATGGCGAAAGTTTTTTTAGGTATAAAAACAAAGAGCTATGTTGCTATGATGATGGCATGTTGTGGAAAGGCAAGGGGACGTGTTGATGAGTAACAGCCGTGATCTAAAGGTGCTTAATCGACTTCTAGTGAGGGACATAATTCGAAAACATGGCCCCATCCCGAGATATGAGGTAGCAAGAAAGGCGGGGTTGACTCCACCCACAGTGACGGTTATTGTCAATGATTTACTTAAAGCTGGTGTTGTCGAAGAGGTCGGCCATGGTGAATCAAGCGGGGGGAGGCGCCCTGTACTTCTTGAGTTGAACCCCCGGGCTGCTTTTGTTTTTGCAGTAAGGATACAGCGCGGTGAGGCCATGACAGCTTTACTGGATCTAGCCGGGAACGTCTTGGGTAGGGAATGTCTTAACCTGGATACATCATTGCCAGATGACGTGATCGAAGAGGTTGGTTCGTCTTTTGATTCCCTTCTCAAGAATTCTGTGGTCAAGAAAAATATGGTCTTGTGGTGCGGGGTTGCGACTCCAGGACTCATTGATTCGCGCCTTGGTGTTGTCACGCGGTCATCAAATCTGAGCTGGCAAGGGGTGCCTTTCAGTGAGATGCTATCCAGGAGGCTTGGAGGCATTCCTGTACATGTGGAAAACATTTCAAATGCTGCGGCGCTGGCCGAAAAGGTCTATGGAAGCGGCCAGGGGCGCCACAACCTGGTATATTTGAACCTCTCCGTTGGTGTAGGCGCTGGTGTCATAATTGATGATAAAGTATATGGCGGCGCCCGCGGTTATGCCGGTGAAATAGGGCATATGATACTAATCCCGGATGGGGGACCTATCTGCTCGTGCGGGCGGCATGGATGTTTTGAGGCAATTTGCGGGGTCAGGGCAGTATTGGAACAGATAAGAGCGTCCGTCCCCAAGGAGGAACTTTCCCGCCGTGGCCTGGAAGGGGCAATCGCCACGATAAATGATGTGACAAAACCACAAATAGCTGCCATTCCCCAGGTCCGGGAGACTCTTGAGCGCGTTGGGTACTTCGTAGGGGTTGCTGTGGCAAATTTGATGAATCTCTTCAATCCAGAAATAGTGATACTAGGCGGTGAATTGGCCAAAACTGGCGACCTATTTTCAGATACAGTTGAGCGGGTAGCCAAGGAGTGTGCGCTGCAGGAAATAGGGGAGGCCGTGCAGATCGTGAAGTCAAGTATGAAAGAAGACCCTCCTTTGATGGGCGCCTACGCACTCGCCCTCGAAAAAGTGTTTGAGATGGATGATTGGGAACGGCCATCCACTACTATTGCCGAAATGCCTGGGGCTATGTAGTGTAGATATCTATATTGAAGTGAAAGGATGTGATGTGGGGCCGCGGTATTTCCATATTTTATAAGCCAATCCATTCTAGATGGGATATTTGCATTGGACTCACACGCGTAGCAATGTTGACCAACTAATGGGGCATCGGACCCTGAAGCTGAAAAGGAGGAAGATTATGGCTCCTTCTCAAAGAGTATCATTCATCGCAATATCTTGTGTTATTGCTCTTATCATCGGCGTTACCTCTTTGTCCTTTGCAGCATCTAAAGTTTACCAGGAGGCTCCTATGCTTACGGAGTTAGTGAAGCAAGGGAAGCTTCCCAGCGTAGAGAAAAGGTTGCCGGATGATCCGATGGTGGTTACCCCTGTCAATGAAATCGGTCAGTATGGTGGAACATGGCGTAGAGCTGCCCTCAGCCCTGTAGATACCATGCTCCATGTCCGCCTTGGATATGAGCCCTTGATAAGGTGGGACAGAGATGGCAAGAGACTGATCCCCAATGTGGCCACATCATGGGATATATCGGATGGTGGGAAGACATTCACCCTTCACCTTAGGAAGGGCATCAAATGGTCAGATGGAGAACCTATGACTGCGGATGATATTGCTTTCTGGTATGAAGATGTGATTTGTAATAAGGAACTGACTCCCGTCTATCCAGACTGGCTGTTGGTAGACGGCAAACCTGCGAGATTTGAGAAGGTCGATGCTTACACTATTCGGTTCAGTTTTGCAAAGCCTCATTCCATGTTTCTGGAATATCTTGCTAGTCCAGATGCAGGACCGTCGGTGTTCAATTATCCTAAGCATTACCTGAAACAGTTCCATCCTAAATACGCCCAGAAGGCTCAGCTTGACGCGAAAGTTAAATCAGCCAAATTTGATAATTGGTACCAGCTATTCGCCGACAGGGCGCAGCCTTTCACCAATCCCGAACTGCCGAGCATAAGGCCCTGGATTCTGAAATCTAATCCCACAGCTACCAGGTTGATAGCAGAAAGAAACCCCTATTACTGGAAGGTGGACACCAAAGGCAATCAGCTGCCTTATATAGACCGGATTGCATGGGATGTGGTTCAGGATGTCCAGATGATCACCATGAAGGCCGTGTCCGGCGAAATCGACATGCAGGCAAGGAACCTGTCTTTCTCCGATTACCCGCTTCTCATGGAGAACAGAGATAAGGGCGGATATGAGGTGTACCTCTGGAATGCGGGGCAGGGTGCCAGCGCCATATTCCCGAATCAGAATTTCCAGGGCGATCAGGTGATACGCGGTCTCATAAGGAACGTCAAATTCAGAAAGGCGCTTTCCATGGCCATCAACAGGGATGAGGTCAACGAACTAAATTACCTTGGCCAGGCCACCCCAGCTTATACTGCGTTCCCATATGATTCTCTTCAGAATGATCCTGGGATACGTAAGCTCTTTGAGTATAACCCCAAGGAGGCAAATAAGCTGCTTGACGAGCTTGGTCTCAATAAACGAGACAAAGATGGATACAGGCTGCGTCCTGATGGCAAACCCCTTACACTGACCATCATGACCAACCTGGGCTATTCTATCCACGCTGATGTCATGCAGGCGATCCAAAGATACTGGAGTGCAGTTGGGATCAGGACAGTCCTGGATACCGTATCAGGAGCGCTCTGGTGGGAACGAATCGATGCGAATAACTACCAGTTCGCAGGATATACCATGGAATTCGGGACAGATTATTATGTTCCTAGCTACTCGCTGATAAGCCTTGTTCCGAAGCAAGGTCGCGTGTACTGGGCTCCTCTTTATGGTCGCTGGTATATAACCGGAGGCAAAGAAGGTGAGAAGCCAACAGGCGCTGTGTTGCAGATAATAGAGGATTACCGCAAGCTTCTGGTAAGCGCGAGTGAAAAGGAGCGGGATAAGCTGACTGAAGATATATTCAGGCTATGGGCTGAAAACCTGTATGGGATACCTGTGCTCGGCGGTTACAACATGCCTGTGGTGGTCAAGAAGAATTTCGAGAATGTGCCGCGCAAAGGCAACCTGGCTTACGCGTATTCCAGCCCTGGTTATCTTATGCCGGAGCAATTCTTTATCAAACAAAAGTAGTCCCTCATGTCACTATCATCGCTTAACCAAGGGATAAAATCATCAGGCAGGAGGGGTGGGCCCCTCCTGTCATATTTCGATGTAGGAAATAGACAGCTCGTGGCGAATTCACCTAGGAAAGGAGTGACAAAAGTCGTTAAGGGGGCATACGAATGGGCAATTTGACTATCACCGATGTGCGTGCCATCCTCACCGCTCCCGCAGGTATTGCGCTAGTAGTGGTGAAGGTCGAGACGTCCGAACCAGGCTTGTATGGGCTGGGGTGTGCTACTTTCACCCAGCGTCCCCTGGCAGTTCGTTCGGTGGTGGAAGATTATGTAAAGCCATTTTTGGTGGGCAAAGACCCTCATAGAATCGAAGATATCTGGCAATCCCTCATGGTCAGCGCTTATTGGCGAAATGGACCAGTATTGAATAATGCTGTTTCTGGGGCGGATATTGCTCTATGGGACATAAAGGGAAAGATTGCGGGGATGCCACTATATCAATTGTTTGGCGGCAAATGCCGGGAAGGGGCTGCTGTCTACCGTCATGCCGATGGGCGCGACGTGAATGAGGTTGAGGATAATGTCCGCGCCTATATGGAACAGGGGTATCGGTATATTCGATGCCAGATGGGCGGCTATGGCGGACCGGCGCACAAGCTCTTTCGTCCAGAGAATTCCCCTCCAGGCGCGTATTTCGATCCCGACGCTTATGCCCGCAGTGTGCCCGTTTTGTTTGAACATTTGCGGGAGAAGATCGGATTTGATGTAGAGCTTCTGCATGATGTCCATGAACGAATAGCGCCCATCGAGGCGGTGCGCCTGGCAAAAGCACTCGAGCCATATCGCCTGTTCTTTCTAGAAGACCCGCTGCCGCCTGAACAGGTTGACTGGTTCCGCATGATCCGCCAACAGAGCGCCACCCCCATCGCTATGGGGGAGCTATTCAATAATCCCAATGAATGGACTTCCCTGATTGCAAATCGACTTATAGACTTCATTCGCATCCATATTAGCCAGATCGGCGGTTTGACCCCTGCCAGGAAGCTGGCAGCTTTTTGTGAACAGTTCGGCATAAGGACAGCCTGGCATGGGCCAGGGGATGTTTCTCCTGTGGGGCATGCCGCGAATGTCCACCTGGATGTCAGCTGCCCCAACTTTGGCATTCAAGAATGGTCTGGGTTTAATGACGAAACCCTGGAGGTTTTCCCTGGATGCCCTGAAATAAGGGACGGCTATGTTTATCCCAATGACAAACCCGGGCTGGGAATTGATATCGATGAAGCCAAGGCAGCGCGGTATCCTTGTTCTAATGAACTGCCAGAGTGGACATTAGCTAGGCTGCCTGATGGTACGTCCGTCCGACCGTAGTGGCCACATGGGGCATCTAACGAAGTGGATTGGCCCCGGCGCCCCGGGGCCCCACATTGCACTTCTCAACCGCCTTTTAATCGATTTCTCCTTCCTTTCTCGAATGCTCATCTTTTTATCTCCCCATGTATTAATCCTGGCATAGTTGGCTCTTGATACAGCCCGATGAATTCAACCGGCCAGGAGCCGCGTTTTGCCCTCAAATGCTACAGATATAACTGGTCATATTTGCTGAGGACACCAATAGCTCTCTCACCGATTGATAGTCTTCTTCCCGTTAATCTGGGTCGACAATTTAAGAGACCTTATTCTCAGATATCGTCACCGACTGGAAATAATCGACAATCTCATTGAGAGTAAAACGAAATCAATAGAACTTTGTAATTCTAGATTGACAATATGTAAATTTAACATTACAATATTTTCAGTGAGCGAATCTTGGGATATCCAGTTTCCGGTCGAGAGTATATGCCCTTTCGTGCCCGGCAGGGTCAAATTACATTTTCAATAGTGTTATATCACGTTTCGTCCCTGACACGGGCAATAGCCTGTCGCCGATGCCCTTACATTACATATACTGCGCCGAATTGGCGTCTTGGTAGAAGAGGGGAGGTGATGGTGTGATGGGAGGCCAGGTGGAAATTACACATGCGGTGAAGAACAGTGGTGATAATACCGGGTAAACTCGGTGAGAGGCTCGTTGTCTACATTCACTCCGAGGAAGAGGTACTCCGTTGAGTTGGGGGTTATTCAATGACAAGACTCCTTCAATCCAAATGGAATACGGAATTCCCGCGTCAGGTTTGAGGGACTGAAGATGTTCGATAGCGGCCATAACGAATCACGATCAGTCGTATCGATTATCGTTGCGGAATCCGGATAGGGTAACCTCATCGATACTGGGTTCTCCATCCATCGTGATGAACACGGGATCCTTTGAGACTTTCCCGAGCCTGATGTTGGAGGTCGCACCAATTACGAGCTCTACGACACCGGCAAACACGAGAGTAGTTGCAGGAATGTCTCTCTTGGTGAATCCATCGCGATCTTTGCACGACGCGTCCCTATATTGGGTAGGATACGTTCTTGTGGTATCCTCGGTTTGGCCATGAGAATCTACCGCCTCCGGTGCTGTTTCTTGGCTAGAACAAGCATACCAGAGGATAGGTTCTCCCGACTATTCTGTTCCTGGGATGATTTGTCCCTCAAACTAAAGAAGTCTTATCACAGGGATAAGGGCGCGGGAGAAATACATTTCATTCAGGGGGTAAGAGAATATGAACAAGTTGTCAAGGCGGCTTGCTTTGGGCTGTATCGTTATGTTATTCGTGGCTTGCTTCTTAGTTACAGGCGTGAGAGCTGCTGAGAACGCTACGATTACTGTCCTTTGGCGGTCAAGCCCTGTGGAAAATCCTATGCTTGACAGGATAATCGCCGAATTTCACAAGAAGCATCCTAATATAGTAGTGAAGCCAATTATAGTAGCTTATGAGCAATATGAGCCCAAACTCCTCTCGATGTTCGCGGCAGGTTCACCTCCAGACATTTTCTGGTGTGCTGGAGACGGCGGGTATATTGACCATGCTGTCCGCGGGATGGATCTTGACCTTACGCCGTATCTGAAGAAGGAACCGGGGTTGGTGAAAGATTTCTATCCCGCAGCTATCCAGGGAAGTACTTTCAGAGGGAGGTTCCTTGGACTATCATGGTGTGAAGCTTACACTGCTGGTTTCTACAATGCAACTTTGTTTGATAGGGCAGGGTTAGGTTATCCCCCCACCGACTGGGCAGATAAGACATGGACGTATGACAAGATGGTGGAGACTGCCCAGAAGCTCACCAAAGATCTTAATGGCGACGGCCGGGTTGATCAATTTGGAGTGATCTGGGATCTTCAGCAGATAATTGAGGACATGTGGATGTGGGGAGGCGACCTCTTTGCCGGTGAGGTGTATGAGAAGACTGGAGTACCGGAAAAGACTGCCCTGGACAATCCCAGGAATCGCGATGCCCTCTTCACGGCCCTCCAAAAGAAGGCGGATTTGATTCACAAATATAAGGTGTCTCCTACCCCTGCGCAAAGCCAGGTGATAGAGCAAATGGGGCCTCCTCTAAAAACTGGAAGAGTGGGTATGGTCTTCAGCGGAAACTGGGCTATAACCCCGCCACTCCCGAAAGACTACAAATGGGGTATTTGCGCTGTACCATTATGTAAGCAAAGAAAAGTCATAATATATTCAAATCCTCTTGAAATCGCAAAGACATCGAAACACCCGGAGGCAGCCTGGGAGTTCTCAAAATACTTTGTGAGCGAAGAAGCTCAGAGGATCATGGTTGAACTTACCCCATGGATGCCATGTGCCGCCTCGCTACGGAAGCTTTATATAGATAATATGCTCAAAC includes these proteins:
- a CDS encoding D-galactonate dehydratase family protein, with translation MGNLTITDVRAILTAPAGIALVVVKVETSEPGLYGLGCATFTQRPLAVRSVVEDYVKPFLVGKDPHRIEDIWQSLMVSAYWRNGPVLNNAVSGADIALWDIKGKIAGMPLYQLFGGKCREGAAVYRHADGRDVNEVEDNVRAYMEQGYRYIRCQMGGYGGPAHKLFRPENSPPGAYFDPDAYARSVPVLFEHLREKIGFDVELLHDVHERIAPIEAVRLAKALEPYRLFFLEDPLPPEQVDWFRMIRQQSATPIAMGELFNNPNEWTSLIANRLIDFIRIHISQIGGLTPARKLAAFCEQFGIRTAWHGPGDVSPVGHAANVHLDVSCPNFGIQEWSGFNDETLEVFPGCPEIRDGYVYPNDKPGLGIDIDEAKAARYPCSNELPEWTLARLPDGTSVRP
- a CDS encoding ROK family transcriptional regulator → MSNSRDLKVLNRLLVRDIIRKHGPIPRYEVARKAGLTPPTVTVIVNDLLKAGVVEEVGHGESSGGRRPVLLELNPRAAFVFAVRIQRGEAMTALLDLAGNVLGRECLNLDTSLPDDVIEEVGSSFDSLLKNSVVKKNMVLWCGVATPGLIDSRLGVVTRSSNLSWQGVPFSEMLSRRLGGIPVHVENISNAAALAEKVYGSGQGRHNLVYLNLSVGVGAGVIIDDKVYGGARGYAGEIGHMILIPDGGPICSCGRHGCFEAICGVRAVLEQIRASVPKEELSRRGLEGAIATINDVTKPQIAAIPQVRETLERVGYFVGVAVANLMNLFNPEIVILGGELAKTGDLFSDTVERVAKECALQEIGEAVQIVKSSMKEDPPLMGAYALALEKVFEMDDWERPSTTIAEMPGAM
- a CDS encoding sugar ABC transporter substrate-binding protein, coding for MNKLSRRLALGCIVMLFVACFLVTGVRAAENATITVLWRSSPVENPMLDRIIAEFHKKHPNIVVKPIIVAYEQYEPKLLSMFAAGSPPDIFWCAGDGGYIDHAVRGMDLDLTPYLKKEPGLVKDFYPAAIQGSTFRGRFLGLSWCEAYTAGFYNATLFDRAGLGYPPTDWADKTWTYDKMVETAQKLTKDLNGDGRVDQFGVIWDLQQIIEDMWMWGGDLFAGEVYEKTGVPEKTALDNPRNRDALFTALQKKADLIHKYKVSPTPAQSQVIEQMGPPLKTGRVGMVFSGNWAITPPLPKDYKWGICAVPLCKQRKVIIYSNPLEIAKTSKHPEAAWEFSKYFVSEEAQRIMVELTPWMPCAASLRKLYIDNMLKHTILNEKQLEQVLKGAFEYAQESPNHTLFGFPKMFNTWNAELEGLWLGKLTVKEAVDALLPKLDRVIQDNLKQKVE
- a CDS encoding carbon-phosphorus lyase, whose protein sequence is MIDILFLGTAAAEGWPGVFCQCDYCSRARKFSGKDIRTRSSIMIGDKYKIDFPPDTYMHVLKYGLDLGQLEHLLITHSHSDHFYPADIGMRLAPFAHLKQDRQLHIYGDTYVREGLEKEEALDREGKVVFHLMESFVPVQIGEMRVVPLKANHFPRRNCFNYLLEAQDKTIFYGLDTGWFLDETWDVLSRTRLRLAILDCTLGPNSGFEYHMGIDAVIGTKEKLVEMGTANEDTIFVATHFSHNGGLTHSQLEEAFSGAGILVAYDGMQLSI
- a CDS encoding ABC transporter substrate-binding protein, whose translation is MAPSQRVSFIAISCVIALIIGVTSLSFAASKVYQEAPMLTELVKQGKLPSVEKRLPDDPMVVTPVNEIGQYGGTWRRAALSPVDTMLHVRLGYEPLIRWDRDGKRLIPNVATSWDISDGGKTFTLHLRKGIKWSDGEPMTADDIAFWYEDVICNKELTPVYPDWLLVDGKPARFEKVDAYTIRFSFAKPHSMFLEYLASPDAGPSVFNYPKHYLKQFHPKYAQKAQLDAKVKSAKFDNWYQLFADRAQPFTNPELPSIRPWILKSNPTATRLIAERNPYYWKVDTKGNQLPYIDRIAWDVVQDVQMITMKAVSGEIDMQARNLSFSDYPLLMENRDKGGYEVYLWNAGQGASAIFPNQNFQGDQVIRGLIRNVKFRKALSMAINRDEVNELNYLGQATPAYTAFPYDSLQNDPGIRKLFEYNPKEANKLLDELGLNKRDKDGYRLRPDGKPLTLTIMTNLGYSIHADVMQAIQRYWSAVGIRTVLDTVSGALWWERIDANNYQFAGYTMEFGTDYYVPSYSLISLVPKQGRVYWAPLYGRWYITGGKEGEKPTGAVLQIIEDYRKLLVSASEKERDKLTEDIFRLWAENLYGIPVLGGYNMPVVVKKNFENVPRKGNLAYAYSSPGYLMPEQFFIKQK